A genomic segment from Paenibacillus sp. FSL K6-1096 encodes:
- a CDS encoding arylamine N-acetyltransferase, translating to MGTPSAWAVMYLKRIGMDVQPTGLDYLQQLVRSRMTRLAFENISKLHYLKNFEEQQFYLPPPEVYMDHMYRFDYSGVCHTGNYYFCKLLQELGFEAYPIKYASHLATIVRLSDRLYYTDVSLGHPSYYPMEISRNHELTIHQSQIKGYPDPNNKLKFHLVHGITGKEQHHWVFRPYERAGLPEVHKLIHWSNEPQRLFTTILRVYLWQPDRQRSLSIVNNTFTIRYQESQEQMKLQSIQEIKDIVHHEFGMANLPVHEAVETLESLGTPIWGE from the coding sequence ATGGGGACTCCTTCAGCATGGGCTGTGATGTACCTGAAGCGGATAGGCATGGATGTGCAGCCGACCGGCCTGGACTATCTGCAACAATTAGTCAGGTCGCGGATGACCCGTCTGGCTTTTGAGAATATTTCCAAGCTGCATTATCTTAAAAACTTCGAGGAACAGCAGTTCTACCTTCCCCCGCCGGAAGTCTATATGGATCATATGTACAGATTCGATTACTCAGGCGTGTGCCACACGGGCAATTATTATTTCTGCAAGCTGCTGCAGGAGCTTGGCTTTGAGGCATATCCTATCAAATATGCTTCGCATCTGGCGACAATTGTGAGGCTCTCAGACCGGCTCTATTATACGGATGTATCGCTGGGGCATCCCTCTTATTATCCGATGGAGATCTCCCGGAACCATGAGCTTACGATTCACCAATCCCAAATTAAGGGATATCCTGACCCCAACAATAAGCTGAAATTCCATCTGGTGCACGGTATTACCGGCAAGGAACAGCATCACTGGGTATTCCGTCCCTATGAGCGTGCAGGCTTGCCGGAAGTACATAAGCTGATTCATTGGAGCAATGAGCCGCAGCGTCTGTTCACCACCATCCTGCGGGTCTATCTGTGGCAGCCGGACCGGCAGCGCTCGCTGTCGATTGTCAATAATACGTTCACCATCCGCTATCAGGAGAGCCAGGAGCAGATGAAGCTGCAATCCATTCAGGAGATTAAGGATATTGTGCATCATGAGTTCGGGATGGCGAATCTCCCGGTTCATGAAGCTGTAGAAACCCTGGAATCTCTGGGCACACCAATATGGGGTGAATAA
- the fabD gene encoding ACP S-malonyltransferase codes for MRAYLFPGQGAQFIGMGATLFQEFPEYTAIADRVLGYSIEELCLRDINKQLDNTAYTQPALYVVNALSYLKEVRQSGSVPDFVAGHSLGEYSALYAAGVFDFETGLRIVHQRGALMSMATGGSMAAVIGLRAEDILRILAEHRLDKLDIANLNTPKQIVLSGLAEDVEAAKAVFEQNGAAAYVILNVSGAFHSRYMRASAVQFREYLNQFMFAPPSIPVIANLTARPYASNDAVHYMTEQMTSSVKWIESVRYLMGRHSGIELIQIGPGHVIEGMVSKIKRETEPLDAAWIIEGK; via the coding sequence ATGAGGGCTTATTTATTCCCCGGGCAGGGCGCTCAGTTCATCGGTATGGGGGCCACTCTGTTCCAGGAGTTCCCTGAATATACCGCAATTGCTGACCGGGTATTGGGCTATTCTATTGAGGAATTGTGTCTGAGGGACATCAACAAGCAATTGGATAATACCGCTTATACACAGCCAGCCCTCTATGTGGTTAATGCATTGTCCTACCTGAAGGAGGTCCGGCAATCCGGGTCAGTACCAGATTTCGTAGCCGGGCACAGCTTGGGCGAATACAGCGCATTGTATGCGGCGGGGGTGTTCGATTTCGAGACCGGACTGAGGATTGTTCACCAAAGAGGCGCGCTGATGAGCATGGCAACCGGCGGCAGCATGGCCGCTGTCATCGGACTGCGGGCGGAAGACATCCTGCGGATTCTGGCGGAACACCGTCTGGACAAGCTGGATATAGCCAACCTGAATACGCCTAAGCAGATTGTCCTCTCCGGACTTGCGGAGGACGTGGAAGCCGCCAAGGCCGTCTTCGAGCAGAACGGTGCTGCAGCTTATGTCATTCTGAATGTCAGCGGAGCCTTCCATTCGCGCTACATGCGCGCTTCGGCGGTCCAGTTCCGGGAGTATCTTAACCAGTTCATGTTCGCCCCGCCGTCCATTCCGGTCATTGCCAACCTGACCGCACGTCCCTATGCCAGTAATGATGCTGTGCATTATATGACCGAGCAGATGACCAGCAGTGTCAAGTGGATCGAATCCGTCCGCTACCTCATGGGCAGACATTCCGGTATAGAGCTGATCCAGATCGGTCCGGGACATGTCATCGAGGGCATGGTCAGCAAAATCAAACGGGAAACAGAGCCGCTGGACGCGGCCTGGATCATAGAAGGGAAGTGA
- a CDS encoding carbohydrate ABC transporter permease, translating to MLKSTKNTGVYLLMSLIAVLQLFPLYWLVVSAFKDNSEIIGGVVWALPSKWRFSNFSEAWVSAKVNQYFFNSVSVTLITLFFVLLFASMMAYALTRMKFKYNGLILFILLMGVMVPIHATLIPLFMILKNLGILSSRLSIILPYIAVNLPIGVYMLSAFLRSMPKELEEAAFIDGCGVVKSFFKVVLPLLKPPLASVAIFVFLAVWNELLMAATFIQKETLRTLPLGLMNFSGQYSISWGPLAAAMVISTLPILLAYVLFSEQMEKSFTAGAILK from the coding sequence ATGCTGAAGAGTACCAAAAACACAGGCGTCTATCTATTGATGAGCCTCATTGCCGTCCTCCAGTTGTTCCCGCTCTATTGGCTTGTGGTAAGTGCATTTAAGGATAATTCGGAGATTATCGGCGGAGTGGTCTGGGCGCTGCCCAGTAAATGGCGGTTCAGTAATTTCTCAGAGGCCTGGGTAAGCGCCAAGGTCAATCAATACTTTTTCAACAGTGTGTCAGTTACGCTGATTACCCTCTTTTTCGTACTGCTGTTTGCTTCGATGATGGCTTACGCGCTGACACGGATGAAATTCAAATATAACGGACTGATTCTGTTCATTCTGCTCATGGGGGTCATGGTGCCGATTCATGCCACGCTGATCCCGCTGTTCATGATCCTGAAGAATCTCGGCATTCTCAGCTCGCGGCTGTCCATTATCCTGCCATACATCGCTGTGAATCTGCCGATTGGCGTCTACATGCTGTCGGCGTTCCTGCGGAGCATGCCGAAGGAGCTGGAGGAGGCCGCGTTCATCGACGGCTGCGGGGTGGTGAAGTCCTTCTTCAAGGTCGTGCTGCCGCTGCTGAAGCCGCCGCTGGCCTCAGTAGCGATCTTCGTGTTCCTCGCCGTGTGGAATGAGCTGCTGATGGCGGCAACCTTCATTCAGAAAGAGACTCTGCGGACGCTGCCACTCGGGTTGATGAACTTCAGCGGCCAGTATAGTATTAGCTGGGGACCGCTGGCCGCAGCGATGGTGATCTCCACGTTGCCGATTCTGCTCGCTTATGTGCTGTTCAGCGAACAGATGGAGAAGAGCTTCACCGCTGGCGCAATTCTGAAATGA
- a CDS encoding 5'-nucleotidase C-terminal domain-containing protein produces the protein MMETAASRNLCKIVIIATSDVHGNLWGYRYEDGLDTANDGLARVAAYVRELRESGTEILLIDNGDVFQGNMLTDDVYNKRPEDRHPVAAALNAMGYAALTLGNHEFNFGLGLIERIRQELSFPVLAANVWDAEGRPFTEPYVIIEQHGIRIAVIGLTNPNVPRWDGSKVESLRFGHMAETAQAVAASLRAEGKADVIVISAHAGMVAEFDEEGGSDAAGRIAELVPEADVLLVGHMHITVNQRIGNTVIGGPRDRGREVVRFDLTLELDGGQPKVVNREVTVVDMSGWEPDPEFRSLVTEAHEETLRFIAEGGAGSSVEGEGGILGYAAADFQPEETAGLPAGRVQATAVITLIQRAMLEASGADVAATSLFNDKADLKQGPLTYADVYRIYPFDNVLYVVTVTGKELKAYMEASAAHFRQWQPGDTNIAADPEVPSYLYDMFAGIEYQIDISQPAGRRIIHLKYKGRPLADTDELQLAVNNYRYSSLLKASGLVSAVKHWESDCSVRDMLVHYIRERQTIAPEVDQNWSIVGMD, from the coding sequence ATGATGGAAACGGCAGCAAGCCGTAACCTATGCAAAATCGTGATTATTGCTACCTCGGATGTTCATGGCAATCTGTGGGGCTACCGTTATGAAGACGGACTCGATACAGCAAATGACGGACTAGCCAGAGTAGCCGCATATGTCCGGGAGCTTAGAGAGAGCGGGACAGAGATTCTGCTGATCGATAACGGTGACGTATTCCAGGGAAATATGCTGACTGACGATGTCTACAATAAACGGCCGGAGGACAGGCATCCGGTCGCGGCAGCACTGAATGCCATGGGCTATGCCGCACTGACCCTGGGCAACCATGAGTTTAACTTCGGTCTTGGCCTGATTGAGCGGATCAGGCAGGAGCTGAGCTTCCCGGTGCTTGCGGCAAATGTCTGGGATGCGGAAGGCAGACCGTTTACAGAGCCGTATGTGATCATTGAGCAGCACGGCATCCGGATTGCGGTCATCGGACTGACGAATCCCAATGTTCCGCGCTGGGATGGAAGCAAGGTTGAGAGCTTAAGATTCGGACATATGGCCGAAACTGCGCAGGCGGTTGCCGCCTCGCTCCGCGCGGAAGGGAAAGCGGACGTGATAGTGATTAGCGCCCATGCGGGCATGGTCGCAGAATTCGATGAAGAGGGCGGCTCGGATGCTGCAGGACGGATTGCGGAGCTTGTTCCAGAAGCCGATGTGCTGCTGGTCGGCCACATGCATATTACCGTGAACCAGCGTATCGGGAATACCGTCATTGGAGGGCCGCGGGACCGGGGGCGGGAGGTCGTCCGCTTCGATCTGACGCTGGAGTTGGACGGCGGCCAGCCCAAGGTCGTGAACCGTGAGGTTACGGTGGTAGATATGAGCGGCTGGGAGCCGGACCCGGAATTCCGCAGTCTGGTTACAGAGGCACATGAAGAGACTCTCCGGTTCATTGCCGAAGGCGGCGCAGGCTCTTCAGTAGAAGGAGAGGGCGGCATTCTGGGGTATGCGGCTGCGGATTTCCAGCCTGAAGAGACGGCCGGTCTGCCGGCGGGACGGGTGCAGGCTACGGCGGTCATTACCTTGATCCAGCGGGCCATGCTGGAGGCCAGCGGAGCGGATGTTGCCGCTACAAGCCTGTTCAACGACAAGGCCGATCTGAAGCAGGGACCGCTGACGTATGCCGATGTCTACCGCATTTATCCTTTTGACAATGTGCTCTATGTCGTTACGGTCACCGGCAAGGAGCTGAAGGCTTATATGGAAGCTTCCGCTGCCCATTTCCGGCAGTGGCAGCCGGGAGACACGAATATCGCCGCCGATCCTGAGGTGCCGAGCTATCTCTACGATATGTTCGCCGGGATCGAATATCAGATTGATATCTCCCAGCCTGCCGGACGGCGGATCATTCATCTAAAATACAAGGGCAGACCGCTTGCGGATACGGACGAGTTACAGCTTGCCGTCAACAATTACCGCTACAGCAGCCTGCTGAAGGCCTCAGGACTGGTCAGCGCCGTCAAGCATTGGGAGTCGGACTGCAGCGTCCGCGATATGCTGGTGCATTACATCCGGGAGCGCCAGACGATCGCACCGGAGGTAGATCAGAACTGGTCTATTGTAGGGATGGATTGA
- a CDS encoding MBL fold metallo-hydrolase, giving the protein MEATYDLFTLKTQCMTFLNYAYLGIDKTTRKAFVVDPSWDVSQLIQILEGHGASLAAVLLTHSHFDHTNMVSKLEMLYRPAVYISRTEADYYKYRCARLRTIGDMDRICIGDTEITCLVTPGHTRGSTCYWSGNNLFSGDTVFIEGCGLCDSDGGSAEDMYYSLHRLIRLLPAHVKVFPGHSFGDPPGKEMSYLYKSNLYFQIDDINHFVKYRNRKNNTRIFDFK; this is encoded by the coding sequence ATGGAAGCAACCTATGATCTGTTTACCCTCAAGACACAGTGCATGACCTTTCTTAATTATGCTTATCTCGGTATAGACAAGACCACCCGCAAAGCTTTTGTGGTTGATCCGTCCTGGGATGTATCGCAGCTGATTCAGATTCTGGAGGGGCATGGGGCTTCCCTGGCGGCTGTACTGCTGACCCATTCTCATTTTGACCATACCAATATGGTGAGCAAGCTGGAAATGCTCTATCGTCCCGCAGTCTATATATCCAGAACAGAAGCGGATTATTACAAATACAGGTGTGCACGGCTCCGGACGATCGGGGACATGGACCGGATTTGCATCGGCGATACCGAGATCACCTGTCTGGTGACGCCGGGGCATACCCGGGGGAGTACCTGCTACTGGAGCGGGAATAATCTGTTCTCGGGGGATACCGTGTTCATTGAAGGCTGCGGACTGTGTGACAGCGACGGGGGATCGGCGGAGGATATGTATTACAGCCTGCACCGGCTGATCCGGCTGCTGCCGGCTCATGTGAAGGTGTTCCCGGGCCACTCCTTCGGCGATCCCCCGGGCAAGGAGATGAGTTATCTATATAAGAGCAATCTCTATTTCCAGATTGACGACATCAATCATTTCGTGAAATACCGGAACCGGAAGAACAATACGCGAATCTTCGATTTCAAATAG
- a CDS encoding sugar ABC transporter permease — translation MERALSDKKLIALFLVPGLTVFLVFYFVPILMTAYYSFQEWDGINPMAFVGLDNYTKMFTADKSFWQAVWNSVAFLLTGVFVQLPLSFGLALLVSRKMKGRKWFRNIYFFPVVMSTTMVSLLWVKIYDPNIGMLNTLLEAAHLGSWAQAWLGDTKTALLSVLIVTTWHYVGYNMLILFAGIQGISEQYYEAAKLDGAVGWKAVRYITLPLLSDVLRICIVLNVIYALKTFESVYVMTNGGPLHSTTMIALKMFQEAFLKQNFGYGSALAVFMVLECLVIAWALNKVLTREKIEY, via the coding sequence ATGGAAAGAGCGCTCTCGGATAAGAAATTAATCGCATTGTTTCTGGTGCCTGGCTTAACGGTGTTCCTGGTCTTCTATTTCGTGCCGATCCTTATGACGGCGTATTACAGCTTCCAGGAGTGGGACGGAATTAACCCGATGGCCTTCGTGGGACTGGACAATTACACCAAGATGTTCACCGCAGATAAAAGCTTCTGGCAGGCGGTATGGAACAGTGTGGCCTTCCTGCTGACAGGCGTGTTCGTGCAGCTTCCGCTCTCGTTCGGCCTGGCGCTGCTGGTCTCCCGTAAGATGAAGGGACGCAAATGGTTCCGCAATATTTACTTTTTCCCGGTGGTCATGTCAACGACGATGGTCAGTCTGCTGTGGGTCAAAATTTACGATCCGAACATCGGGATGCTGAACACGCTGCTGGAGGCTGCTCACCTGGGCAGCTGGGCCCAAGCATGGCTTGGAGATACCAAGACGGCACTCTTGTCTGTTCTGATCGTAACAACCTGGCATTATGTAGGCTATAACATGCTGATCCTGTTCGCAGGTATCCAGGGCATCTCGGAGCAGTATTATGAGGCCGCGAAGCTGGACGGAGCCGTCGGCTGGAAGGCCGTCCGTTATATCACGCTTCCGTTATTGTCTGATGTGCTGCGGATCTGTATCGTGCTGAACGTGATCTACGCGCTGAAGACCTTTGAAAGTGTGTATGTGATGACCAACGGCGGACCGCTGCATTCCACGACAATGATAGCCTTGAAAATGTTCCAGGAAGCCTTCCTGAAGCAGAACTTCGGCTACGGCAGCGCGCTGGCTGTGTTCATGGTGCTGGAGTGCCTGGTCATTGCCTGGGCGCTGAATAAAGTGCTGACCCGTGAAAAAATCGAATATTAA
- a CDS encoding 4'-phosphopantetheinyl transferase superfamily protein: MSLELGSKEEPYRLKLSVVSLQPEGEPLEYLSSEEKETYFGFQYPRRRNSYLLGKLAAKTAVAEEGEDLSGIQIEHGILCQPLVAGRSRKVTITHCDSLGAAVGYDPRLLAGVDMELVDEKAAEAIRRITSREEEALLPELAASAALTLLWTAKEAMSKVIQTGFTVPTELFEIKACTFIGRAVISQFRNFPQFQAVSILRKEYVYTLVLPAKVISGSAEARLLQGLQELLPDGAG; encoded by the coding sequence ATGAGCCTGGAGCTGGGGAGCAAGGAAGAACCATACCGGCTGAAACTAAGCGTAGTCTCGCTGCAGCCGGAAGGTGAGCCGCTAGAGTATCTGAGCAGCGAAGAGAAGGAGACGTATTTCGGCTTCCAGTATCCAAGAAGACGGAACAGCTATTTGCTCGGGAAGCTGGCGGCTAAGACCGCTGTGGCAGAGGAAGGCGAAGATCTGTCCGGAATTCAGATCGAACACGGAATTCTATGTCAGCCACTGGTGGCCGGAAGGAGCAGGAAGGTTACGATTACCCATTGCGATTCGCTGGGGGCAGCGGTCGGTTATGATCCTCGCCTGCTGGCGGGCGTGGACATGGAGCTGGTGGATGAGAAGGCGGCGGAAGCAATCCGGAGAATTACAAGCAGGGAGGAAGAGGCGCTGTTGCCGGAGCTGGCAGCATCGGCTGCACTGACGCTGCTCTGGACAGCCAAGGAGGCGATGTCGAAGGTGATTCAGACCGGGTTCACGGTTCCTACCGAGCTGTTCGAGATTAAGGCATGTACCTTTATCGGCAGGGCAGTGATCAGCCAGTTCAGGAATTTCCCGCAATTCCAAGCGGTCTCCATCCTGCGGAAGGAATATGTATATACACTTGTGCTGCCTGCCAAGGTCATAAGCGGTTCTGCAGAAGCCCGGCTGCTGCAAGGTCTGCAGGAGCTGCTGCCGGACGGGGCGGGGTGA